The following are encoded in a window of Nakamurella sp. A5-74 genomic DNA:
- the dapF gene encoding diaminopimelate epimerase: MSSPTGPPGLPFVKGHGTENDFVLIPDRDDRIALTAELAALLCERRTGPGGDGVIRVVGRADGRFFMDYRNADGSLAEMCGNGARVFARFLVDSGWAVPGRIDFETRGGARSAELGADGDVSIGMGPVSIGMSSSVTVAGVEIVGTAVDVGNPHLVCWVEDPALLDLSVQPDFNRQAFPEGVNIEFIARVGPDAASMRVYERGSGETRSCGTGTVAAAAVALAADGRSAGSVEVTVPGGRVVVEIVDGAAVLTGPAVLSYSGTINPAILS; encoded by the coding sequence GTGAGCTCCCCGACCGGTCCCCCCGGACTTCCTTTCGTGAAGGGACACGGCACCGAGAACGATTTCGTGCTGATCCCGGACCGCGATGATCGCATCGCACTGACCGCTGAGCTGGCCGCGCTGCTCTGCGAACGCCGCACCGGCCCCGGTGGTGACGGCGTCATCCGCGTCGTCGGTCGCGCTGACGGGCGGTTCTTCATGGACTACCGCAACGCCGACGGATCGCTCGCAGAGATGTGCGGCAACGGCGCCCGGGTGTTCGCCCGGTTCCTGGTCGATTCCGGGTGGGCCGTCCCGGGACGGATCGACTTCGAGACCCGCGGTGGCGCGCGTTCGGCAGAGCTGGGAGCCGACGGCGATGTCAGCATCGGGATGGGGCCGGTGAGCATCGGGATGTCCTCGAGTGTGACCGTGGCCGGGGTCGAGATCGTCGGCACGGCAGTGGATGTCGGCAATCCGCACCTGGTCTGCTGGGTCGAGGATCCGGCGCTGCTGGACCTGTCGGTGCAGCCGGATTTCAACCGGCAGGCGTTCCCGGAGGGCGTGAACATCGAGTTCATCGCCAGGGTCGGTCCGGACGCGGCGTCGATGCGGGTGTACGAGCGCGGTTCCGGGGAGACCCGGTCCTGCGGAACGGGTACGGTCGCGGCCGCCGCGGTGGCGTTGGCGGCCGACGGTCGCAGTGCGGGATCTGTGGAGGTGACGGTTCCCGGCGGTCGAGTGGTCGTCGAGATCGTCGACGGGGCAGCAGTTCTCACCGGACCGGCGGTGCTGTCCTACAGCGGGACGATCAACCCGGCGATCCTCAGCTGA
- the tatA gene encoding Sec-independent protein translocase subunit TatA produces the protein MGGLSWWHWLIIIAAFILIFGARKLPDAARGVGRSLRILKSEVNAMHEDDEKREKKPSETDASASEPTPTAQLEPAAPVHQVAVQSVPAQSVPVQAVPVQPVPVQPVPVQPIPAQAAPAAVPVPRAAEQFSDPTRPTGS, from the coding sequence ATGGGCGGTCTCAGCTGGTGGCACTGGCTGATCATCATCGCAGCGTTCATCCTGATCTTCGGGGCCCGCAAGCTGCCTGATGCCGCCCGCGGTGTCGGTCGCTCCTTGCGGATCCTGAAGTCCGAGGTGAACGCGATGCACGAGGATGACGAGAAGCGCGAGAAGAAGCCGTCGGAGACAGATGCCTCGGCGTCAGAACCGACTCCGACCGCGCAGCTCGAACCCGCTGCCCCTGTGCACCAGGTCGCGGTCCAGTCGGTTCCCGCACAGTCCGTTCCGGTGCAGGCGGTTCCGGTCCAGCCGGTGCCCGTCCAGCCGGTGCCCGTCCAGCCCATTCCGGCACAGGCGGCTCCCGCTGCCGTTCCGGTACCCCGGGCAGCCGAGCAGTTCAGCGATCCGACCCGGCCGACCGGTTCCTGA
- the lexA gene encoding transcriptional repressor LexA, translating into MPTSTSGGNGSGRNDSARGVPGTGTGRGSDGADDATERSATVHQFPEMSADGSGPVPTDDVPEGTVADQVVERPLRPLTMRQQKVLKVIRDSVARRGYPPSVREIGELVGLKSPSSVAHQLTALERRGLLRRDPNKPRAVDVRTAEEREPVDPEMTENGLSARPTPTYVPVVGRIAAGGPILAEQAIEDIFPLPRELVGEGDLFLLRVVGESMIDAAIADGDWVVVHQQQTAENGEIVAAMIDGEATVKSLRRKDGHVWLMPHNPAFDPIPGDEATILGRVAAVLRKL; encoded by the coding sequence GTGCCCACAAGCACCAGCGGTGGCAATGGCAGTGGCAGGAACGACAGCGCACGCGGTGTGCCGGGCACAGGTACCGGCCGCGGCTCGGACGGTGCGGACGACGCCACCGAGCGCTCGGCCACCGTCCACCAGTTCCCCGAGATGTCGGCCGATGGCTCCGGCCCCGTCCCGACGGACGACGTGCCGGAGGGCACGGTCGCCGACCAGGTCGTCGAGCGACCACTGCGCCCCCTGACCATGCGTCAGCAGAAGGTCCTCAAGGTGATCAGGGACTCCGTGGCCCGCCGCGGGTATCCGCCGAGTGTGCGCGAGATCGGCGAGCTGGTCGGCCTGAAGTCACCGTCGTCGGTGGCCCACCAGCTGACTGCGCTGGAGCGCCGCGGCCTGCTCCGACGCGATCCGAACAAGCCTCGCGCGGTCGATGTCCGGACGGCGGAGGAGCGGGAGCCGGTCGATCCGGAGATGACGGAGAACGGTCTGTCGGCTCGTCCCACCCCGACGTACGTCCCGGTGGTCGGCAGGATCGCCGCGGGCGGTCCGATCCTGGCCGAGCAGGCCATCGAGGACATCTTCCCGCTCCCGCGTGAGCTCGTCGGCGAAGGTGATCTGTTCCTGCTGCGGGTGGTGGGGGAATCGATGATCGACGCTGCCATCGCCGACGGCGACTGGGTCGTCGTGCATCAACAGCAAACGGCGGAGAACGGTGAGATCGTCGCAGCGATGATCGACGGTGAGGCCACCGTCAAGTCGCTGCGTCGCAAGGACGGGCACGTCTGGCTGATGCCGCACAACCCTGCCTTCGACCCGATTCCCGGCGACGAGGCGACCATCCTCGGCCGGGTCGCGGCCGTGCTCCGCAAGCTCTGA
- the nrdR gene encoding transcriptional regulator NrdR: MRCPFCRHSDSRVIDSREVDDGQAIRRRRSCQACSRRFTTVEESVLAVVKRSGVTEPFSRSKVVDGVRRACQGRPVDEDALALLAQQVEDAVRAIGLPEVPSQDVGLAILGPLRDLDEVAYLRFASVYRAFTSADDFIAEIARLQHDRPDDATGPTAEPASIATGPPDR; encoded by the coding sequence GTGCGGTGCCCATTCTGTCGTCACTCAGATTCGCGGGTGATCGACTCCCGGGAGGTCGACGACGGTCAGGCCATCCGTCGGCGTCGATCCTGTCAGGCGTGCTCGCGCCGTTTCACGACCGTCGAGGAATCTGTGCTCGCTGTGGTCAAGCGCAGCGGCGTCACCGAGCCGTTCAGTCGGTCCAAGGTTGTCGACGGTGTGCGGCGGGCGTGTCAGGGTCGTCCTGTCGACGAGGACGCACTCGCCCTGCTGGCGCAGCAGGTCGAGGACGCGGTCCGCGCGATCGGTCTGCCGGAGGTTCCGAGTCAGGACGTGGGCCTGGCGATCCTCGGTCCGCTACGTGATCTCGACGAAGTTGCCTACCTGCGATTCGCCTCCGTCTACCGGGCCTTCACGTCGGCCGACGATTTCATCGCCGAGATCGCCCGCCTCCAGCATGACCGACCTGACGACGCGACCGGTCCGACCGCGGAACCTGCCTCGATCGCCACCGGCCCGCCGGACCGTTGA
- the hflX gene encoding GTPase HflX yields MTNSQRPNSQRLPRPVATAADEAALAHLAESQVDLRPQDAEPRFSERASFEADPTRGESDLSDRSALRRVVGLSTQLTDITEVEYRDLQLEQVVLVGVWTEGTAADADASMAELSRLAETAGSVILDAMMQRRKNPDAATYIGSGKVAELADVVRATGADTVVCDGELSPGQLRNLEEKLKVKVIDRTALILDIFAQHARSKEGKAQVELAQLNYFLPRLRGWGESLSRQQGGRVAAGAGMGSRGPGETKLELDRRRIHKRISQLRHDLTAMRKVRDTKRSQRRANHVPAVSIAGYTNAGKSSLLNRLTQAGVLVDDSLFATLDPTTRRTTTEDGRVYTLTDTVGFVRHLPHQLVESFRSTLEEIADADLVLHVIDGSDPSPEAQFAAVREVLAEIDASEVPELVVVNKIDRADHDTVVRLRHLLPGAAFVSARTGEGIAELRDRIAGALPDPAVTIEVLVPYTEGALVARVHAEGTVLQEEHTEHGTRLVAKVSPELAGQLTQHIAVG; encoded by the coding sequence ATGACGAACTCACAACGCCCGAACTCGCAACGCCTGCCCCGCCCTGTTGCGACCGCTGCCGACGAGGCTGCCCTCGCCCACCTCGCGGAGTCACAGGTCGACCTCCGGCCGCAGGACGCCGAGCCCCGCTTCAGCGAGCGCGCGAGCTTCGAGGCTGACCCCACCCGCGGCGAGTCGGATCTCAGCGATCGCAGCGCCCTGCGGCGAGTGGTCGGCCTGTCCACCCAGCTCACCGACATCACCGAGGTCGAGTACCGCGACCTCCAGCTCGAGCAGGTGGTGCTGGTCGGGGTCTGGACCGAGGGGACCGCTGCGGACGCCGATGCCTCGATGGCCGAGCTGTCCCGGCTGGCGGAGACCGCGGGGTCGGTGATCCTCGACGCGATGATGCAGCGCCGCAAGAACCCCGATGCTGCGACCTACATCGGCTCCGGCAAGGTCGCCGAACTGGCGGACGTGGTGCGCGCCACCGGCGCGGACACCGTGGTCTGCGACGGTGAGCTCTCGCCCGGTCAACTCCGAAACCTGGAGGAGAAGCTCAAGGTCAAGGTCATCGACCGGACCGCCCTGATCCTGGACATCTTCGCCCAGCACGCCCGATCCAAGGAGGGCAAGGCGCAGGTCGAGCTCGCCCAGCTCAACTACTTCCTGCCCCGGCTGCGAGGCTGGGGTGAGTCGCTGTCCCGGCAGCAGGGCGGCCGGGTCGCTGCCGGTGCCGGTATGGGTTCCCGCGGCCCCGGTGAGACGAAGCTCGAACTGGACCGCCGGCGCATCCACAAGCGGATCTCACAGCTGCGCCACGACCTGACCGCGATGCGGAAGGTGCGGGACACCAAGCGCTCCCAGCGGCGGGCGAATCATGTCCCCGCCGTCTCGATCGCCGGATACACCAACGCCGGGAAGTCCTCGCTGCTCAACCGGCTGACCCAGGCCGGGGTGTTGGTCGACGACTCGCTGTTCGCCACGCTCGATCCGACGACCCGCAGGACCACCACAGAGGACGGCCGGGTCTACACCCTCACCGACACCGTCGGGTTCGTCCGGCACCTGCCCCATCAGCTCGTCGAATCGTTCAGATCGACGCTCGAGGAGATCGCCGACGCCGATCTCGTGCTGCACGTCATCGACGGTTCCGACCCCTCGCCGGAGGCCCAGTTCGCGGCCGTGCGGGAGGTGCTGGCGGAGATCGACGCCTCCGAGGTCCCCGAGTTGGTGGTCGTCAACAAGATCGACCGGGCGGATCACGACACCGTCGTCCGGCTCCGACACCTGCTCCCGGGAGCAGCGTTCGTCTCCGCGCGGACCGGCGAGGGCATCGCGGAACTGCGCGATCGGATCGCCGGGGCGCTGCCGGATCCCGCGGTGACCATCGAGGTGCTGGTGCCCTACACCGAGGGCGCTCTCGTCGCTCGGGTGCATGCGGAGGGCACCGTGCTCCAGGAAGAGCACACCGAACACGGAACCCGTCTGGTGGCCAAGGTGTCGCCGGAGCTTGCCGGACAGCTCACCCAGCACATCGCGGTCGGCTGA
- a CDS encoding MFS transporter, translating to MTTPPATRNLWHHADFRRLWIGDTASQLGAALGGFAIPYLAVTALGATEFQMGLLGTLTTLGFLVVGLPSGAIIDRWNKRSVMILADVGRFLLLVTLPIAWWAGWLTFAQVAAVATATGMLQVFFDVSYQSYLPTLVHRDQVVEGNAKLQASQSVSQAVGPAFGGFLIKVAGPIVSIAINAVGYLLSALALRAIGHRETPPAREHRRRLVTEIAEGLKFVVGHRLLRRLIACTAIGNLAGSIGNVLTIYYMVQILHLSAVTIGFIEAAMAVGGLCGALITTRLAKAIGEGLTIIVTAVVFVGAQFSWVLASVLPPIPTLVVGLFIAGVGVVAYNIATVSFRQRLCPPPLLGRMNASARFLVWGGMPIGSLIGGILGHQFGTLPTLWVSAIAGVLSLLPVLISPLWNIRILPSYEEDPVAVQQLS from the coding sequence GTGACGACACCCCCGGCCACCCGGAACCTGTGGCACCACGCAGATTTCAGACGGCTGTGGATCGGCGACACCGCGAGCCAACTGGGCGCAGCGCTCGGCGGTTTCGCGATCCCGTACCTGGCCGTGACCGCGCTCGGCGCGACCGAGTTCCAGATGGGCCTGCTCGGTACCCTGACCACCCTGGGGTTCCTGGTGGTCGGGCTGCCGTCCGGAGCGATCATCGATCGGTGGAACAAGCGCTCCGTCATGATCCTGGCCGACGTCGGCCGGTTCCTGTTGCTGGTGACACTGCCCATTGCCTGGTGGGCGGGGTGGCTGACCTTCGCACAGGTGGCGGCAGTCGCCACCGCGACCGGCATGCTGCAGGTCTTCTTCGACGTGTCGTACCAGAGCTACCTGCCCACCCTCGTGCACCGCGACCAGGTGGTCGAGGGCAACGCAAAACTCCAAGCCTCGCAATCGGTTTCGCAGGCCGTTGGTCCCGCGTTCGGCGGCTTCCTCATCAAGGTCGCCGGACCGATCGTGTCGATCGCGATCAACGCGGTCGGCTACCTGCTCTCGGCGCTGGCACTGCGCGCGATCGGGCATCGCGAGACTCCCCCGGCCAGGGAACACCGCCGTCGGCTGGTCACCGAGATCGCCGAGGGACTCAAGTTCGTCGTCGGACATCGCCTGCTGCGCAGGTTGATCGCCTGCACGGCGATCGGCAATCTGGCCGGTTCCATCGGAAACGTCCTGACGATCTACTACATGGTGCAGATCCTGCACCTGTCCGCGGTGACCATCGGTTTCATCGAAGCAGCGATGGCGGTGGGCGGGTTGTGCGGGGCGCTGATCACCACCCGCCTCGCGAAGGCCATCGGCGAGGGGCTCACCATCATCGTCACCGCAGTCGTCTTCGTCGGCGCCCAGTTCTCCTGGGTGCTCGCCTCCGTGCTGCCGCCGATCCCGACGCTGGTGGTCGGCCTGTTCATCGCCGGCGTCGGGGTTGTTGCCTACAACATCGCCACCGTCAGCTTTCGGCAGCGTCTGTGCCCGCCGCCGCTGCTGGGTCGGATGAACGCTTCTGCTCGCTTCCTGGTCTGGGGCGGGATGCCCATCGGGTCGTTGATCGGCGGCATCCTGGGGCATCAGTTCGGCACATTGCCGACGCTGTGGGTGTCGGCCATCGCCGGTGTGCTGTCGCTGCTGCCGGTGCTCATCTCCCCGCTGTGGAACATCCGCATCCTGCCGTCCTACGAGGAGGACCCGGTGGCGGTGCAGCAGCTCAGCTGA
- a CDS encoding deoxyribonuclease IV has translation MQPIGAHVADDDPIARTTAIGGDAVQFFLTDPQAWLAPPVRDDAAQLVAAGESTRIFIHAPYRINVATTNNRIRVPSRKLLSQHAAAAAAIGANGLIVHGGHVGDGDDAAKGFENWRKLFERESFPVPILIENTAGGENAMARSLEAIKQLWDAVGEFGAGLCLDTCHAHAAGLPLENVVDELMAITGRIDLVHANGSRDEFGSARDRHANFSESLLDPALVVAVVKGSGAPAIVETHPDGQADDIAVIRAGLA, from the coding sequence ATGCAGCCCATCGGAGCCCATGTGGCCGACGACGACCCCATCGCCAGGACCACCGCGATCGGCGGCGACGCCGTCCAGTTCTTCCTCACCGACCCGCAGGCGTGGTTGGCTCCGCCGGTCCGCGACGACGCCGCACAGCTGGTGGCTGCCGGCGAGAGCACCCGGATCTTCATCCACGCGCCCTACCGGATCAACGTCGCGACCACCAACAACCGCATCAGGGTGCCCAGCCGCAAGCTGCTGTCCCAGCACGCAGCGGCTGCGGCGGCCATCGGTGCGAACGGTCTGATCGTGCACGGCGGGCACGTCGGTGACGGCGACGACGCCGCGAAGGGATTCGAGAACTGGCGCAAGCTGTTCGAGAGGGAGAGCTTCCCGGTGCCGATCCTGATCGAGAACACCGCCGGCGGCGAGAACGCCATGGCGCGGTCGCTCGAGGCGATCAAGCAGTTGTGGGACGCGGTCGGCGAGTTCGGGGCCGGTCTCTGTCTGGACACCTGCCATGCCCACGCCGCCGGTCTCCCGCTGGAGAACGTCGTCGACGAACTGATGGCGATCACCGGCCGAATCGATCTGGTGCACGCCAACGGATCTCGGGACGAGTTCGGTTCCGCTCGGGACCGGCACGCCAACTTCTCGGAGTCCCTGCTGGATCCTGCGCTCGTGGTGGCCGTGGTCAAGGGATCGGGGGCGCCGGCCATCGTCGAGACCCATCCCGACGGACAGGCGGACGACATCGCCGTGATCCGCGCGGGCCTGGCCTGA
- a CDS encoding vitamin B12-dependent ribonucleotide reductase yields MTETVHSSSGSSNGSSAGGASDGERSVLAFERIFTTAGTHPYDEVDWERRDVVMTNWRDGTVNFEQRGVEFPDFWSVNATNIVTSKYFRGAVGSDTRERSLRDIIDRVVTKYTDAGRDNGYFASDDDAVIFDHELTWMLLHQVFSFNSPVWFNVGTSSPQQVSACFILAVDDTMDSILNWYREEGLIFKGGSGAGLNLSRIRSSKELLSSGGTASGPVSFMRGADASAGTIKSGGATRRAAKMVVLDVDHPDIVEFVETKAKEENKIRALRDAGFDMDLGGQDIVSVQYQNANNSVRVSDEFMRAVEAGTPFALRGRMHGEVVDTVDARELFTKINEAAWSCADPGIQYDDIINDWHTCPESGRINASNPCSEYMHLDNSSCNLASLNLMKFLADDGTFRADTFAKAVELVFTAMDISICFADFPTEPIAETTRNFRQLGIGYANLGALLMATAHAYDSEGGRTLAAAITSLMQATAYKRSAELAAVVGPYRGYARNADAHKRVIRKHAAAGDQVRTVGTDDAAVLKLAGRAWEQTVSLGEQHGYRNAQASVLAPTGTIGLMMDCDTTGVEPDLALVKFKKLVGGGSMKIVNQTVPRALQTLGYQQEQIEAIVEFISENGHVVDAPGLKHEHYSIFDCAMGERTIAPMGHVRMMAAIQPFISGAISKTVNMSENATVADVAEIYTQGWKLGLKALAIYRDNCKVGQPLSASKKNDDRSTNKTVAAVVAEPHTPVRRRLPKKRPSQTVSFTVGGAEGYLTTGSYPDDGLGEIFVKLGKQGSTLAGVMDAFSIAVSVGLQYGIPLESYVSKFTNLRFEPAGMTDDPDIRLSTSVMDYLFRRIALDYLTLEKRAELGIFSASERSAQVAGKDISAQDVSVDDDLVGGDLRGADLQAGVDATPAVTTAAEKAANAAGTADPATDDVQAARTVAKAAAPTRAGSSTELLEMVTGRHSDAPLCFTCGTKMRPSGACYVCEGCGSTSGCS; encoded by the coding sequence ATGACCGAGACCGTCCATTCCAGCAGCGGCTCCAGCAACGGCTCCAGCGCCGGCGGCGCGTCGGACGGTGAGCGGAGCGTGCTCGCGTTCGAGCGCATCTTCACCACTGCCGGGACGCACCCCTACGACGAGGTCGACTGGGAGCGGCGCGACGTGGTGATGACCAACTGGCGCGACGGCACCGTCAACTTCGAGCAGCGCGGGGTCGAGTTCCCGGATTTCTGGTCGGTGAATGCGACCAACATCGTCACCAGCAAGTACTTCCGCGGCGCCGTCGGGTCCGACACCCGCGAGCGCAGCCTGCGCGACATCATCGATCGGGTGGTCACGAAGTACACCGATGCGGGTCGCGACAACGGCTACTTCGCCTCCGACGACGACGCCGTGATCTTCGATCACGAGCTCACCTGGATGCTGCTGCACCAGGTCTTCTCGTTCAACTCGCCGGTCTGGTTCAACGTCGGAACTTCGTCGCCGCAACAGGTCTCGGCGTGTTTCATCCTCGCCGTCGACGACACCATGGACTCGATCCTGAACTGGTACCGCGAGGAAGGCCTGATCTTCAAGGGCGGGTCGGGCGCCGGTCTCAACCTGTCGCGCATCCGGTCGTCCAAGGAGCTGCTGTCCTCCGGCGGGACCGCCTCCGGTCCGGTCTCGTTCATGCGGGGCGCCGATGCCTCCGCCGGCACCATCAAGTCCGGCGGCGCGACCCGGCGTGCGGCCAAGATGGTGGTGCTGGATGTCGACCACCCGGACATCGTCGAGTTCGTCGAGACGAAGGCCAAGGAGGAGAACAAGATCCGCGCCCTGCGGGACGCCGGCTTCGACATGGATCTCGGCGGCCAGGACATCGTCTCGGTCCAGTACCAGAATGCCAACAACTCCGTCCGGGTATCCGATGAGTTCATGCGCGCGGTCGAGGCCGGCACCCCGTTCGCACTGCGCGGGCGCATGCACGGTGAGGTCGTCGACACCGTCGACGCCCGCGAGCTGTTCACCAAGATCAACGAGGCCGCCTGGTCCTGCGCGGATCCGGGCATCCAGTACGACGACATCATCAATGACTGGCACACCTGCCCGGAGTCGGGACGGATCAACGCCAGCAACCCGTGTTCGGAGTACATGCACCTGGACAACTCCTCGTGCAATCTCGCGTCGCTCAACCTGATGAAGTTCCTGGCCGACGACGGCACCTTCCGGGCCGACACGTTCGCGAAGGCCGTCGAGCTGGTCTTCACCGCGATGGACATCTCGATCTGCTTCGCCGATTTCCCGACCGAACCGATCGCCGAGACGACCCGGAACTTCCGTCAGCTGGGCATCGGATACGCGAATCTCGGTGCCCTGCTGATGGCCACCGCCCACGCCTACGACTCCGAGGGTGGTCGCACCCTCGCGGCCGCCATCACCTCCCTGATGCAGGCGACCGCCTACAAGCGGTCGGCCGAGCTGGCGGCAGTGGTGGGTCCGTACCGCGGCTACGCCCGCAACGCCGACGCCCACAAGCGGGTCATCCGCAAGCACGCTGCCGCAGGCGATCAGGTCCGTACCGTCGGCACCGACGATGCCGCGGTCCTCAAGCTCGCCGGTCGTGCGTGGGAGCAGACGGTCTCGCTCGGAGAGCAGCACGGCTACCGCAATGCGCAGGCCTCGGTGCTGGCGCCCACCGGCACGATCGGCCTGATGATGGACTGCGACACCACCGGTGTCGAGCCCGACCTGGCGCTGGTGAAGTTCAAGAAGCTCGTCGGCGGTGGCTCGATGAAGATCGTCAACCAGACCGTGCCGCGGGCCCTGCAGACGCTCGGCTACCAGCAGGAGCAGATCGAGGCGATCGTCGAGTTCATCTCGGAGAACGGCCATGTCGTCGACGCGCCGGGACTCAAGCACGAGCACTACTCGATCTTCGACTGCGCCATGGGTGAGCGCACCATCGCGCCGATGGGCCACGTCCGGATGATGGCGGCCATCCAGCCGTTCATCTCGGGGGCGATCTCCAAGACGGTCAACATGTCGGAGAACGCCACCGTCGCCGACGTCGCGGAGATCTACACCCAGGGCTGGAAGCTCGGCCTGAAGGCGCTGGCGATCTACCGCGACAACTGCAAGGTCGGCCAACCGCTGTCTGCCTCGAAGAAGAACGACGACCGGAGCACGAACAAGACGGTGGCGGCCGTCGTTGCCGAGCCGCACACTCCGGTGCGTCGTCGGCTCCCGAAGAAGCGGCCGTCGCAAACGGTCTCGTTCACCGTCGGCGGCGCGGAGGGCTATCTGACCACCGGCTCCTACCCGGACGACGGCCTCGGCGAGATCTTCGTGAAGCTCGGCAAGCAGGGATCCACGTTGGCCGGTGTGATGGACGCCTTCTCGATCGCGGTGTCGGTGGGTCTGCAGTACGGCATTCCCCTGGAGAGCTACGTCAGCAAGTTCACCAACCTCCGGTTCGAACCGGCCGGCATGACCGACGACCCGGACATCCGGCTGTCGACCTCGGTCATGGACTACCTGTTCCGCCGGATCGCGCTGGACTACCTGACCCTGGAGAAGCGTGCCGAGCTGGGTATCTTCTCGGCCTCGGAGCGGAGCGCCCAGGTGGCCGGCAAGGACATCTCGGCGCAGGACGTGTCGGTCGACGACGATCTGGTCGGTGGTGATCTTCGCGGCGCCGACCTGCAGGCCGGGGTCGATGCAACTCCTGCGGTGACGACGGCCGCGGAGAAGGCAGCCAACGCGGCGGGGACCGCCGACCCGGCCACCGACGACGTCCAGGCTGCCCGGACGGTGGCGAAGGCCGCCGCGCCGACCAGGGCGGGATCGTCAACGGAGCTGCTGGAGATGGTGACGGGTCGGCACTCCGATGCGCCGCTGTGCTTCACCTGCGGCACCAAGATGCGCCCGTCAGGCGCCTGCTACGTCTGCGAGGGCTGCGGCTCCACCAGCGGCTGCAGCTGA
- a CDS encoding class III extradiol ring-cleavage dioxygenase, translating into MTSVNTPGPMPVLYLSHGAPPLPDDQVWSAELAAWSAQLSRPESVLVVSAHWEDAPLTVSSTTGAPLLYDFWGFPDKYYDVTYDAPGAPELADDVAALLGAGKVQRDESRGLDHGAYVPLVEMFPEADIPVLQLSMPTLDPVALFELGRKLAPLRESGTLIVGSGFTTHNLSALQEVSGRNGAAPGWSTEFDAWVQEVMAADDVDAVLDFASRAPAPRLAHPRTEHFAPLFVALGAAHAIGKPVSRSIIEGFWYGLSKRSWQLG; encoded by the coding sequence ATGACCTCCGTCAACACCCCAGGACCCATGCCGGTGCTGTACCTCTCGCACGGCGCTCCCCCGCTCCCCGACGACCAGGTGTGGTCTGCGGAGCTCGCGGCCTGGTCGGCGCAGTTGTCACGTCCCGAGTCGGTGTTGGTGGTGTCGGCACACTGGGAGGACGCCCCTTTGACGGTCTCCTCGACCACCGGCGCTCCGCTGCTGTACGACTTCTGGGGCTTTCCGGACAAGTACTACGACGTCACCTACGACGCCCCGGGCGCGCCCGAGCTCGCCGACGACGTGGCCGCCCTGTTGGGCGCCGGCAAGGTACAGCGGGACGAGTCCCGCGGGCTCGACCACGGCGCGTACGTCCCGCTGGTGGAGATGTTCCCCGAGGCCGACATCCCCGTCCTGCAGCTGTCGATGCCCACGCTGGATCCGGTGGCGTTGTTCGAGCTCGGGCGCAAGCTCGCGCCTCTGCGCGAGTCGGGAACGCTGATCGTCGGGTCGGGCTTCACCACCCACAACCTCTCGGCGCTGCAGGAGGTCTCCGGTCGTAACGGTGCGGCGCCCGGCTGGTCGACGGAGTTCGACGCCTGGGTGCAGGAGGTGATGGCGGCCGACGACGTCGACGCCGTTCTCGACTTCGCGTCGAGGGCGCCCGCGCCCCGGCTGGCGCATCCGCGCACCGAGCACTTCGCGCCGCTGTTCGTGGCGCTGGGCGCTGCGCACGCCATCGGAAAACCGGTGAGCCGCAGCATCATCGAGGGATTCTGGTACGGCTTGTCCAAGCGGTCCTGGCAGCTCGGCTGA
- a CDS encoding winged helix-turn-helix domain-containing protein produces MSLDDSGNVRPVATEAERRALSSVVRLRILRMCRYSELTNRQIADRLGRNPATVLHHVRTLVDTGFLVVGDPRRGARGSRELPYRATGRSWALDFGPQPGIPPERHNVMLRTFMDEVAGVPESAVECTRLGLQLSPERLAELRERLQQTFDEFAADQMATDQPRISMFLAVHPEVN; encoded by the coding sequence ATGTCCCTCGACGATTCCGGGAACGTTCGTCCGGTCGCGACCGAGGCCGAGCGACGGGCCCTGTCGAGTGTCGTGCGGCTCCGGATCCTGCGGATGTGCCGCTACTCCGAACTCACCAATCGGCAGATCGCCGATCGGCTCGGTCGCAATCCCGCGACCGTGCTGCATCACGTCCGGACGCTGGTCGACACCGGTTTCCTGGTGGTCGGCGACCCGCGACGGGGGGCGCGAGGGTCGCGCGAGTTGCCCTACCGCGCCACCGGTCGATCGTGGGCGCTCGACTTCGGCCCCCAGCCGGGAATCCCGCCCGAACGCCACAACGTGATGCTCAGGACCTTCATGGACGAGGTGGCCGGCGTTCCGGAATCCGCGGTCGAGTGCACGCGGTTGGGCCTGCAGCTGAGCCCGGAGCGGCTGGCTGAACTGCGGGAGAGATTGCAGCAGACGTTCGACGAGTTCGCCGCGGACCAGATGGCGACCGACCAACCGCGGATCTCGATGTTCCTGGCGGTGCACCCGGAGGTCAACTGA